Proteins encoded in a region of the Aphelocoma coerulescens isolate FSJ_1873_10779 chromosome 28, UR_Acoe_1.0, whole genome shotgun sequence genome:
- the LOC138099716 gene encoding bone morphogenetic protein 2-like → MLGTVLLLLALAKTACPSPDSVASRRAEALKKLLEVFGMEDPPAPPAHFKQPPQYMVDLFNTVANADGVTKNPDILEGNTVRSFLDKTHSEEMRFLFVLSSVAKNEKILTAELHLFRLWPRVTDGPKRHHFCQVSVYQVLEKDKLDTPGGKKLLAARRVSLQTSGWEVFAITPAVRDWTEDESSNQGLLVTVQGLEGSPPDPPPLQFASSRSHHESKKPMLVLFTDDGRRGASLPTAGFPDLKPQPPNLPAKMPVPKLGRSRSTRSLDRLQPCQRHPLSVDFEEIGWSGWIISPRGYNAFHCKGSCPFPLGENMRPTNHATVQSIINALKLSEGVSSPCCVPDKLYSINLLYFDDDENVVLKQYDDMVAGSCGCH, encoded by the exons ATGCTGGGgactgttctgctgctgctggccctggccaaGACGGCATGCCCGAGCCCAGACAGCGTGGCGAGCCGGCGGGCTGAGGCGCTGAAGAAACTCCTGGAAGTCTTTGGCATGGAAGACCCTCCGGCCCCCCCAGCTCACTTTAAGCAGCCGCCCCAGTACATGGTGGATCTATTCAACACTGTCGCCAATGCGGATGGTGTCACCAAGAACCCTGACATCCTGGAGGGCAACACCGTTCGCAGCTTCCTGGATAAAA CTCACAGCGAGGAGATGCGGTTCCTGTTTGTCCTCTCCAGCGTGGCCAAGAATGAGAAGATCCTGACGGCAGAGCTGCACCTCTTCCGCCTCTGGCCGAGGGTCACAGATGGGCCCAAAAGGCACCACTTCTGCCAG GTCAGTGTCTACCAGGTGCTGGAGAAGGACAAGCTGGACACCCCCGGAGGGAAGAAGCTGCTGGCAGCCCGGCGTGTCTCGCTGCAGACCTCGGGCTGGGAGGTCTTTGCCATCACACCGGCT GTTCGCGACTGGACTGAAGATGAAAGCAGCAACCAGGGTTTGCTGGTGACAGTCCAGGGCCTGGAGGGGAGCCCGCCCGATCCCCCACCACTGCAGTTTGCATCTAGCCGGAGCCACCATGAGAGCAAGAAGCCCATGTTGGTCCTGTTCACGGACGACGGGCGCCGGGGAGCGTCGCTGCCCACAGCCGGCTTCCCAG ATTTAAAGCCTCAGCCTCCCAATCTCCCTGCCAAGATGCCGGTGCCCAAGCTGGGCAGGTCACGCAGTACACGGTCACTGGAtcggctccagccctgccagaggCATCCCTTGTCTGTGGACTTCGAGGAGATCGGCTGGTCCGGCTGGATCATCTCACCACGGGGGTACAACGCCTTCCACTGCAAaggctcctgccccttccctctgGGCGAGAACATGCGGCCAACGAACCACGCCACGGTGCAGTCCATCATCAACGCCCTGAAGCTGAGCGAGGGCGTCAGCAGCCCCTGCTGTGTGCCTGACAAGCTCTACTCCATCAACCTCCTCTACTTCGATGACGATGAGAACGTGGTCCTCAAGCAGTACGATGACATGGTGGCCGGCAGCTGCGGCTGCCACtga